Proteins encoded by one window of Kineosporia sp. NBRC 101731:
- a CDS encoding PASTA domain-containing protein, giving the protein MRAIRITLSTFLLGPLLVACGGGGAQVGSIGSTENPPAEQAAATRQSERDLADQRERDREDDPRTAQEQRREEARDVANKVKEVADDVKKGITQSHFTMPQLVGRNLQNAQDLLQKRGSYLLDQVDATSQHRFQLLDSDWKVCHQSPRAGSRVLKTKLVRLEAVRLDENCP; this is encoded by the coding sequence ATGAGGGCCATCAGGATCACGCTGTCGACGTTCTTGCTGGGTCCGCTGCTGGTCGCCTGCGGGGGCGGAGGGGCCCAGGTGGGTTCGATCGGCTCGACCGAGAATCCGCCCGCCGAACAGGCCGCGGCCACCCGGCAGAGCGAGCGTGACCTCGCCGACCAGCGTGAGCGGGATCGTGAAGACGATCCCCGCACCGCGCAGGAGCAGCGTCGCGAGGAGGCCCGCGACGTGGCGAACAAGGTCAAGGAGGTCGCCGACGACGTCAAGAAGGGCATCACGCAGTCGCACTTCACCATGCCGCAGCTGGTGGGTCGCAACCTCCAGAACGCGCAGGACCTGCTGCAGAAACGGGGCAGCTACCTGCTCGATCAGGTCGATGCCACCAGTCAGCACCGCTTCCAGCTGCTCGACTCCGACTGGAAGGTCTGCCATCAGTCACCGCGGGCCGGATCGAGGGTGCTGAAGACCAAACTGGTGCGACTGGAGGCCGTGCGCCTCGACGAGAACTGCCCCTAG
- a CDS encoding glycogen debranching N-terminal domain-containing protein, which produces MPETSPDPVSQHPWLHDLVTSLSAPTTVLSEASGQIRESGVQGVLHCDVQVLSSAVLLIDGEEPTPIGGGPVCAGVARFVAVPRGLGGGGPDAAVRVDRTRTVGAGRLEERVELSSHRPRPVPATVTLVVTPARQRVETIRSPGSQPPSTPERSVDGSHVHWGADEVVADLDAPGARIDDDGRAVRLHWTVEVPVGGTVGLTWRLSLEAPTAPVTGLGDRNVPALHREPQARADDRRLPALIGTSWSDLQALRMAPADDPGAVFLGAGSPWYFTLFGRDSLWAARLLLPFGTDLAEGTLRALAARQGTKTDAATGEEPGKILHELRATATQHAQGGVGGGMSLPPLYYGTVDATLLWICLLHDSWRWGMPEDTVRSLLPALEGALGWLGDHGDEFVRYTGSGTGLANQGWKDSADAVRFADGTIADGPVALCEVQGYAHEAAVHGAELLDHFGRPGGVFWRDRAQRLAARFRESFWVTGADGERFPALALDGSGRPVDSLTSNIGHLLGTGLLSAAESEQVAALLSGPALSSGYGLRTMASTEGGYWPLSYHCGSVWAHDTAIAIHGLHRSGLGASAFGLVEGLLRTAAEFGYRLPELHSGEGRSLVPYPAACRPQAWSAAAIGPLVQVLAGLSADNGTLECLPPENSPFGALRVSGLRFGPDEVTVTVDREGRGRLSTTPPSLS; this is translated from the coding sequence ATGCCCGAGACCAGTCCTGACCCCGTGTCCCAGCACCCGTGGCTGCACGACCTCGTCACCTCCCTGAGCGCTCCGACCACGGTGCTGAGCGAGGCCTCCGGGCAGATCCGCGAGAGCGGGGTGCAGGGCGTGCTGCACTGCGACGTCCAGGTGCTCTCGTCGGCCGTGCTGCTCATCGACGGGGAGGAACCCACCCCGATCGGTGGGGGCCCGGTCTGCGCCGGGGTGGCCCGGTTCGTCGCGGTACCCCGGGGGCTCGGGGGTGGCGGTCCGGACGCGGCGGTGCGGGTCGACCGGACGCGGACGGTCGGAGCGGGTCGGCTCGAGGAACGGGTCGAGCTGAGCTCCCACCGCCCGCGGCCGGTCCCGGCGACGGTGACGCTCGTGGTGACACCGGCCCGGCAGCGGGTCGAGACCATCCGGTCGCCCGGCTCGCAACCGCCGTCCACGCCGGAACGGTCGGTGGACGGGTCGCACGTGCACTGGGGAGCGGACGAGGTGGTGGCCGATCTCGATGCTCCCGGGGCTCGTATCGACGACGACGGCCGGGCGGTGCGGCTGCACTGGACGGTCGAGGTTCCCGTCGGCGGCACGGTGGGCCTGACCTGGCGGCTGAGCCTCGAGGCCCCCACGGCGCCGGTGACCGGCCTCGGTGACCGAAACGTCCCTGCTCTGCACCGAGAACCGCAGGCCCGGGCCGACGACCGGCGCCTCCCGGCCCTGATCGGCACCTCCTGGAGCGATCTGCAGGCCCTGCGCATGGCACCGGCCGACGATCCGGGTGCTGTGTTTCTGGGGGCGGGATCTCCCTGGTACTTCACTCTTTTCGGCCGGGACAGCCTGTGGGCCGCGCGCCTGCTACTGCCCTTCGGCACCGACCTGGCCGAGGGCACCCTCCGGGCGCTGGCGGCCCGGCAGGGCACGAAGACCGATGCGGCGACCGGCGAGGAGCCGGGCAAGATCCTGCACGAACTGCGCGCGACGGCCACGCAGCACGCCCAGGGCGGCGTCGGGGGCGGGATGAGCCTGCCGCCGCTGTACTACGGCACGGTCGACGCCACCCTTCTGTGGATCTGCCTGCTGCACGACTCCTGGCGCTGGGGAATGCCCGAAGACACCGTCCGGTCGCTGCTTCCGGCACTGGAGGGAGCCCTGGGGTGGCTCGGCGACCACGGGGACGAGTTCGTCCGGTACACCGGCTCCGGCACAGGTCTGGCCAACCAGGGCTGGAAGGACTCTGCCGACGCGGTCCGTTTCGCCGACGGCACGATCGCCGACGGACCGGTGGCGCTGTGCGAGGTGCAGGGTTACGCGCACGAGGCGGCCGTGCACGGTGCCGAGCTGCTCGACCACTTCGGCCGGCCCGGTGGCGTGTTCTGGAGAGACCGGGCGCAACGACTGGCGGCGCGGTTCCGCGAATCGTTCTGGGTGACCGGCGCCGACGGCGAGCGTTTCCCGGCCCTCGCCCTGGACGGCTCCGGGCGCCCCGTCGACTCGCTGACCAGCAACATCGGGCATCTCCTGGGCACCGGCCTGCTCTCTGCGGCCGAATCCGAGCAGGTCGCGGCGCTGTTGAGCGGCCCAGCCCTGTCCAGTGGCTACGGACTGCGGACCATGGCCTCCACCGAGGGCGGGTACTGGCCGCTGAGTTATCACTGCGGCTCGGTCTGGGCCCACGACACGGCGATCGCGATTCACGGGTTGCACCGCAGTGGGCTCGGCGCTTCGGCGTTCGGCCTGGTCGAGGGGCTGCTGAGGACAGCGGCGGAGTTCGGTTACCGGCTCCCGGAACTGCACAGCGGCGAGGGAAGGAGCCTCGTGCCCTATCCCGCCGCCTGCCGCCCCCAGGCCTGGTCCGCGGCGGCGATCGGCCCGCTCGTGCAGGTCCTGGCCGGGCTCTCGGCCGACAACGGCACGCTGGAGTGCCTACCTCCCGAGAACTCCCCGTTCGGGGCCCTGCGGGTGAGCGGCCTGCGCTTCGGCCCGGACGAGGTCACGGTGACGGTCGACCGCGAAGGCCGGGGCCGCCTGTCCACCACCCCACCATCCCTTTCGTGA
- a CDS encoding glycerol-3-phosphate dehydrogenase/oxidase — MSTTQEPFSPAGREAALARLASEELDVLVIGGGVVGAGAALDAVTRGLSTGLVEMRDYAAGTSSRSTKLFHGGLRYLEQFNFALVFEALKERSLNLETLAPHLVHPVEFIYPLTKAFDHAYVSLGMGVYDVMGSGRGVPHHMRYMRRAKAKESFPSGKASEISGAISFYEGQVDDARHTMMIARTAAHYGAAIANSTRVMRFLREDDRVVGVVARDLESGKEFEIRAQQVINAAGVWTDEIQEMVGGRGSFRVRASKGVHVVIPRNRINSATGIIHRTEKSLLFIIPRGSHWVIGTTDTDWELDKAHPAASQTDIDYLLDHANALLADPLTRDDVVGVYAGLRPLLAGESESTSTLSREHAVASPVRGLTVIAGGKYTTYRVMAKDAVDNAVHGLDRVVAPSCTERIPLIGADGYFAAWNNRQAIAKRAGLRVHVLEHLLNRYGSLYTQVLDLIEERPELGEPLTGGDEYLKAEVVYAASHEGAQHLDDILARRTRLSIEVRDRGVEAAQEVAALVAPILGWDAGQTAREIEHYTKRVAAEIESQKQPDDQTADSARLGAPDVRVGIPSA, encoded by the coding sequence TTGAGTACCACGCAGGAACCGTTCAGCCCGGCCGGCCGTGAGGCAGCACTGGCCCGACTGGCATCAGAGGAACTCGACGTCCTGGTGATCGGGGGCGGGGTGGTCGGGGCCGGTGCGGCTCTGGACGCCGTGACCCGCGGCCTGAGCACCGGCCTGGTCGAGATGCGGGACTACGCCGCGGGCACCTCCAGCCGATCGACCAAGCTGTTCCACGGTGGCCTGCGCTACCTGGAGCAGTTCAACTTCGCCCTCGTCTTCGAGGCGCTGAAGGAGCGGTCGCTGAACCTGGAGACCCTGGCGCCGCACCTCGTGCACCCGGTGGAATTCATCTACCCGCTGACCAAGGCGTTCGATCACGCCTACGTGTCACTGGGCATGGGTGTGTACGACGTCATGGGCTCGGGCCGGGGTGTGCCGCACCACATGCGGTACATGCGCCGGGCCAAGGCGAAGGAGTCGTTCCCCTCCGGCAAGGCCTCGGAGATCTCCGGTGCCATCTCGTTCTACGAGGGCCAGGTCGACGATGCCCGTCACACCATGATGATCGCCCGGACGGCGGCCCATTACGGTGCGGCGATCGCGAACAGCACCCGGGTGATGCGGTTCCTGCGTGAGGACGACCGGGTCGTCGGCGTCGTCGCCCGTGACCTGGAGTCGGGCAAGGAGTTCGAGATCCGCGCGCAGCAGGTGATCAACGCTGCCGGCGTGTGGACCGACGAGATCCAGGAGATGGTCGGCGGACGCGGCTCGTTCCGCGTCCGGGCCTCCAAGGGCGTGCACGTGGTGATCCCGCGCAACCGGATCAACAGCGCCACCGGGATCATCCACCGCACCGAGAAGAGCCTGCTCTTCATCATCCCGCGGGGCAGTCACTGGGTGATCGGCACGACGGACACGGACTGGGAACTCGACAAGGCCCATCCCGCCGCCAGCCAGACCGATATCGACTACCTGCTGGACCACGCGAACGCCCTACTGGCCGACCCGCTGACCCGGGACGACGTGGTGGGCGTCTACGCCGGGCTGCGGCCGCTGCTGGCCGGGGAGAGCGAGTCCACCAGCACGCTCTCCCGGGAGCACGCGGTGGCCAGTCCGGTGCGGGGCCTGACCGTCATCGCCGGTGGGAAGTACACCACCTACCGGGTGATGGCCAAGGACGCCGTCGACAACGCGGTGCACGGTCTGGACCGGGTCGTCGCACCGTCCTGCACCGAGCGCATCCCGCTGATCGGGGCCGACGGCTACTTCGCGGCCTGGAACAACCGGCAGGCGATCGCCAAGCGGGCCGGCCTGCGGGTGCACGTGCTGGAGCACCTGCTCAACCGGTACGGCAGCCTCTACACGCAGGTGCTCGACCTGATCGAGGAGCGGCCCGAGCTGGGTGAACCGCTGACCGGTGGCGACGAGTACCTCAAGGCCGAGGTCGTCTACGCGGCCTCGCACGAGGGCGCTCAGCACCTGGACGACATCCTCGCCCGTCGTACCCGCCTCTCGATCGAGGTGCGGGACCGCGGGGTCGAGGCCGCCCAGGAGGTCGCCGCGCTGGTGGCCCCGATCCTCGGATGGGACGCCGGCCAGACCGCCCGCGAGATCGAGCACTACACCAAGCGGGTCGCGGCGGAGATCGAGTCGCAGAAGCAGCCCGACGACCAGACCGCCGACTCCGCGCGTCTGGGCGCACCCGACGTTCGGGTGGGCATCCCCTCGGCCTGA
- the glpK gene encoding glycerol kinase GlpK has protein sequence MADLVGAIDQGTTSTRFMLFDHEGNERGKHQLEHSQIMPQAGWVEHSPVEIWERTRSVMTNTLNGLGLQPSDLAALGITNQRETTVVWNKKTGRPYYNAIVWQDTRTDRIASALEREGKGDVIRQKAGIPPATYFSAGKIQWILENVPGAREDAEKGDAIFGNTDSWLVWNLTGGINGGKHVTDVTNASRTMLMNLETLDWDDELLSFFNIPRQMLPQIRPSSEPSWYGEVVDPSGFHGIPISGILGDQQAAMVGQVCFAPGEAKNTYGTGNFLLLNTGTELVRSKNGLLSTVCYQFGDDAPVYALEGSIAVTGSAVQWLRDQLGIISGASEIETLARTVEDTGGMYFVPAFSGLFAPYWRSDARGAIVGMSRYNTNAHLARATLESICYQSRDVSEAMEADSGVHVEVLKVDGGVTANELCMQLQANILNVPVSRPVVAETTALGAAYAAGLAVGFWQNTDELRANWNESKRWTPDWSDEQRSSGYTGWKKAVDRTMGWVDVD, from the coding sequence ATGGCAGATCTCGTCGGTGCAATCGACCAGGGCACGACCAGTACCCGCTTCATGCTCTTCGACCACGAGGGCAACGAGCGCGGCAAACACCAGCTCGAGCACAGCCAGATCATGCCGCAGGCCGGCTGGGTGGAACACAGCCCGGTGGAGATCTGGGAGCGCACGCGGTCGGTCATGACCAACACGCTCAACGGCCTGGGGCTTCAGCCCTCCGACCTGGCCGCGCTGGGCATCACGAACCAGCGCGAGACCACGGTGGTCTGGAACAAGAAGACCGGGCGGCCCTATTACAACGCGATCGTCTGGCAGGACACCCGCACCGACCGCATCGCCTCCGCCCTGGAGCGCGAGGGCAAGGGCGACGTGATCCGGCAGAAGGCGGGCATCCCGCCGGCCACCTACTTCTCCGCCGGCAAGATCCAGTGGATCCTCGAGAACGTCCCCGGTGCGCGTGAAGACGCGGAGAAGGGCGACGCGATCTTCGGCAACACCGACAGCTGGCTGGTCTGGAACCTGACCGGTGGCATCAACGGCGGCAAGCACGTCACCGACGTGACCAATGCCAGCCGCACCATGCTGATGAACCTCGAGACGCTGGACTGGGACGACGAGCTGCTGTCGTTCTTCAACATCCCGCGTCAGATGCTGCCGCAGATCCGCCCGTCCTCCGAGCCGTCCTGGTACGGCGAGGTCGTGGACCCCTCCGGCTTCCACGGCATCCCGATCTCGGGCATCCTCGGCGACCAGCAGGCCGCCATGGTCGGCCAGGTCTGCTTCGCCCCGGGCGAGGCCAAGAACACCTACGGCACCGGCAACTTCCTGCTGCTGAACACCGGTACCGAGCTGGTCCGTTCGAAGAACGGCCTGCTGAGCACGGTCTGCTACCAGTTCGGTGACGACGCCCCGGTCTACGCCCTCGAAGGGTCGATCGCGGTCACCGGCTCGGCCGTTCAGTGGCTGCGTGACCAGCTCGGCATCATCTCCGGCGCCTCGGAGATCGAGACGCTGGCCCGAACGGTGGAGGACACCGGTGGCATGTACTTCGTGCCGGCCTTCTCCGGGCTCTTCGCACCGTACTGGCGCAGTGACGCCCGAGGGGCGATCGTCGGCATGTCGCGATACAACACGAACGCGCACCTGGCCCGTGCCACCCTGGAATCGATCTGCTATCAGAGCCGGGATGTCTCCGAGGCGATGGAGGCCGACTCCGGGGTGCACGTCGAGGTGCTGAAGGTCGATGGCGGGGTGACTGCCAACGAGCTGTGCATGCAGCTCCAGGCGAACATCCTCAACGTGCCGGTCAGCCGGCCCGTGGTCGCCGAGACCACCGCCCTGGGTGCGGCTTACGCGGCCGGCCTGGCCGTCGGGTTCTGGCAGAACACTGACGAGCTGCGGGCGAACTGGAACGAGTCGAAGCGCTGGACGCCGGACTGGTCCGACGAGCAGCGCAGTAGCGGTTACACGGGCTGGAAGAAGGCCGTGGACCGAACGATGGGATGGGTGGACGTAGATTGA
- a CDS encoding MIP/aquaporin family protein, whose product MPTTASANGQTTASEPPQGQLPSATRRIPGLTGELAAEFFGTAILILFGVGVVAQVVAGGIGDHDSITWAWGFGVMLGVYAAGRISGAHLNPAVTIALAAYQGFPWKKVLPYSLAQTAGAFVAALIVRWNYTDLIAMVDPGHTIKTQGIFSTLPGNGTLPIGQGGALRDQIIGTAILVFMLFAIGDARNSAPLGNLAPVVVGLLIVAIGMAWGTLDGYAINPARDFGPRLASFFTGYGGAMRDQNGDLFFWIPIIGPIIGALIGGALYKYGLQIFLPKAETPETASAGAKEL is encoded by the coding sequence ATGCCAACGACGGCAAGCGCAAACGGTCAGACGACCGCATCCGAACCACCCCAGGGGCAACTGCCCTCCGCCACCCGGCGCATCCCGGGCCTGACCGGTGAACTGGCCGCCGAATTCTTCGGCACCGCCATCCTGATTCTCTTCGGTGTCGGCGTGGTGGCCCAGGTGGTCGCCGGCGGCATCGGTGACCACGACAGCATCACCTGGGCCTGGGGCTTCGGCGTCATGCTGGGTGTTTACGCGGCCGGCCGGATCAGCGGGGCCCACCTCAACCCCGCAGTGACCATCGCCCTCGCCGCCTACCAGGGCTTCCCCTGGAAGAAGGTTCTGCCTTACTCCCTGGCCCAGACCGCCGGCGCCTTCGTCGCCGCGCTGATCGTGCGCTGGAACTACACCGACCTGATCGCGATGGTCGACCCCGGGCACACGATCAAGACCCAGGGCATCTTCAGTACGCTGCCGGGTAACGGCACCCTGCCGATCGGCCAGGGTGGCGCACTGCGTGACCAGATCATCGGTACCGCGATCCTGGTCTTCATGTTGTTCGCCATCGGCGACGCCCGGAACTCGGCCCCGCTGGGCAACCTGGCCCCCGTCGTCGTCGGTCTGCTGATCGTCGCCATCGGTATGGCCTGGGGCACGCTCGACGGCTACGCCATCAACCCGGCCCGTGACTTCGGGCCGCGTCTGGCCTCGTTCTTCACCGGTTACGGCGGAGCGATGCGGGATCAGAACGGCGACTTGTTCTTCTGGATCCCGATCATCGGCCCGATCATCGGCGCCCTGATCGGTGGAGCCCTCTACAAGTACGGCCTCCAGATCTTCCTCCCCAAGGCCGAAACCCCGGAAACCGCCAGCGCTGGCGCAAAGGAGCTCTAA
- a CDS encoding IclR family transcriptional regulator C-terminal domain-containing protein, which produces MPGSIQSIERAAAILRLLAAAPGPLRLTEISSSVQLSRGTAHGILRTLTEVGFVDQDRVTGKYLLGAGLVALGGGLVDPNELRARSMNWADPLAARTGEAVRVVTPETGDARVVHYVFRPDHSAQKADVGAVLPGHATALGKVLLAFHPVAVPDVLTFYTARTLITRTTLTAELTRIRRQGWAVERGEHQMDMAGIAAPLTGLGGLVVGAIGIHGAVDRLLDPAGVPRPRLLALVQECARAVGRELTTLRTQV; this is translated from the coding sequence ATGCCGGGCTCGATTCAGTCCATCGAGCGTGCCGCCGCGATCCTGCGTCTGCTCGCCGCGGCGCCGGGTCCCCTGCGCCTGACGGAGATCAGTTCATCCGTTCAGCTCTCGCGCGGAACGGCCCACGGCATTCTGCGCACGCTGACCGAGGTGGGGTTCGTCGACCAGGACCGGGTGACGGGCAAGTACCTGCTGGGTGCCGGGCTGGTGGCCCTCGGCGGTGGTCTGGTGGATCCGAACGAGCTGCGGGCGCGCAGCATGAACTGGGCCGACCCGCTGGCCGCGCGGACCGGTGAGGCGGTGCGGGTGGTGACGCCCGAGACCGGGGACGCCCGCGTGGTCCACTACGTGTTCCGCCCCGACCACTCAGCCCAGAAGGCCGACGTCGGGGCCGTGCTGCCCGGTCACGCCACCGCTCTGGGCAAGGTGCTGCTGGCCTTTCACCCCGTGGCGGTCCCGGACGTGCTCACCTTCTACACGGCACGCACCCTCATCACCCGCACCACCCTGACCGCCGAGCTGACCCGGATCCGGCGCCAGGGGTGGGCCGTCGAGCGGGGTGAGCACCAGATGGACATGGCCGGCATCGCCGCCCCGCTGACCGGGCTCGGGGGCCTGGTGGTGGGGGCCATCGGTATCCACGGCGCGGTAGATCGCCTTCTCGACCCGGCCGGTGTGCCCCGCCCCCGGCTGCTCGCCCTGGTGCAGGAATGTGCCCGTGCGGTCGGCCGCGAACTGACGACCTTGAGGACGCAGGTGTGA
- the glpK gene encoding glycerol kinase GlpK produces MKPRFVMAIDQGTTSTRSILFDHSGQLVAVAQLEHHQYFPRPGWLEHDAEEIWRNVDKVVNRVLGDVGATATDIAAVGIANQRETIVIWERKTGKPVRRAIVWQDTRTDAMVEEMLRAPGAEQIPQLSGLPLSSYFSAPKLRWMLDETPGLRERAQRGEVLFGTMESWLIWNLTGGVHVTDVTNASRTMLMNIRTLEWDSHLLDFFGIPAAILPEIRGSLETYGTGHGPLQGVPIAAALGDQQAALFGQTCFSAGEAKCTYGTGSFLLLNTGTELVASTHGLLTTVAYQIAGEPAHYALEGSIAITGSLVQWFRDGLGLIGSAAEIETLARTVDDNGGCYIVPAFYGLFAPHWRPEARGVIAGLTSYITKGHLARAVLESTGWQTREVLDAMNADSSLRLKALKVDGGMTSDNLLMQFVADVLDVPVVRPMVAETVSLGAGYAAGLAVGYWSDLEGLRRNWHLAAEWLPEMDQERRESEFRNWTYAVQLTLDWTSKVGNATTRVKSR; encoded by the coding sequence GTGAAGCCACGTTTCGTGATGGCCATCGACCAGGGCACGACGAGCACCCGCTCGATCCTGTTCGACCACAGCGGTCAGCTGGTCGCCGTGGCCCAGCTGGAGCATCACCAGTACTTCCCCCGGCCCGGCTGGCTGGAGCACGATGCGGAAGAGATCTGGCGCAACGTGGACAAGGTCGTCAACCGCGTTCTGGGCGACGTCGGCGCCACCGCCACGGATATCGCCGCCGTCGGCATCGCGAACCAGCGCGAGACCATCGTGATCTGGGAGCGGAAGACTGGAAAGCCCGTGCGCCGGGCCATCGTCTGGCAGGACACCCGCACCGACGCGATGGTGGAGGAGATGCTGCGCGCGCCGGGCGCGGAGCAGATCCCGCAACTGTCCGGCCTGCCGCTCTCCTCCTACTTCAGTGCGCCGAAGCTGCGCTGGATGCTGGACGAGACGCCGGGGCTGCGGGAGCGGGCACAGCGGGGCGAGGTGCTGTTCGGCACCATGGAGTCCTGGCTGATCTGGAACCTCACCGGAGGGGTGCACGTCACCGACGTGACCAATGCCAGTCGCACCATGCTGATGAACATCCGTACCCTGGAATGGGATTCACATCTGCTCGACTTCTTCGGCATCCCGGCCGCGATTCTGCCGGAGATCCGGGGTTCGCTGGAGACCTACGGCACCGGGCACGGCCCGTTGCAGGGTGTGCCGATCGCGGCGGCGCTGGGCGACCAGCAGGCGGCGTTGTTCGGGCAGACCTGTTTCTCTGCCGGTGAAGCGAAATGCACCTACGGCACAGGTAGTTTCCTGCTGCTCAACACCGGCACCGAACTGGTCGCCTCGACCCACGGCCTGCTCACCACGGTGGCTTACCAGATCGCGGGGGAGCCGGCCCACTATGCGCTGGAGGGCTCGATCGCGATCACCGGCTCGCTGGTGCAGTGGTTCCGCGACGGGCTGGGCCTGATCGGCAGTGCCGCCGAGATCGAGACCCTGGCCCGCACGGTCGACGACAACGGGGGCTGCTACATCGTCCCCGCGTTCTACGGTCTGTTCGCGCCGCACTGGAGACCCGAGGCCCGTGGGGTCATCGCCGGCCTGACCAGCTACATCACCAAGGGGCACCTGGCCCGGGCGGTGCTGGAGTCGACCGGCTGGCAGACCCGTGAGGTGCTCGACGCGATGAACGCCGACTCCTCGCTGCGGCTGAAAGCGCTGAAGGTCGACGGCGGTATGACCTCTGACAACCTGCTCATGCAGTTCGTCGCCGATGTGCTCGACGTGCCGGTGGTGCGTCCGATGGTGGCCGAGACCGTTTCCCTGGGAGCCGGTTACGCGGCCGGTCTGGCCGTGGGCTACTGGTCCGACCTGGAAGGTCTTCGCCGGAACTGGCACCTGGCCGCGGAATGGCTGCCGGAAATGGATCAAGAGCGCCGGGAGTCGGAATTCCGGAACTGGACATATGCCGTTCAACTCACCCTGGACTGGACCAGCAAAGTGGGCAATGCCACTACTCGTGTGAAGTCCCGATAA
- a CDS encoding fatty acid desaturase: protein MTIITSRFERRAGKGDTADSAASADSVDRESTLGVTRRLSTRRSDRHRGEPWRDWAAIGLLNHAQMLVIALISPSWPWLLLAALPLSLTFATGTLTILHDAGHRRFSRKTWPNVFATQTAIPLGFFVQHWTLKHRVHHRSSQVYPLDEATRNTTVRMHPGIERKPIHRYQHFYAWFLYAFAWVGELDSQITYVRKGNIIGLEVPPFRVRLGQWLFEKAFWALVIAPYVILLGPGKFALYFMVAMSLGAVQAAIVLVVGHINEGLYAPSEQPAPKDWSKHLVATTASFNTGSLPMRWLTGGMTHHLAHHLKPVAPRHQLPQLHTTVVAKVVQASGLPHVEYPTLTSATISHYRRLKELGHSDGGPPVVTGPTAT from the coding sequence ATGACCATCATTACTTCGCGGTTCGAGCGGCGTGCGGGCAAGGGCGATACCGCCGATTCTGCCGCTTCCGCCGACTCTGTCGACCGGGAGAGCACACTCGGCGTCACCCGGCGTCTGAGTACCCGGCGCAGTGACCGGCACCGGGGCGAGCCCTGGCGCGACTGGGCCGCCATCGGCCTTCTCAACCACGCGCAGATGCTCGTCATCGCCCTGATCTCCCCGAGTTGGCCCTGGCTCCTGCTGGCTGCGCTGCCTCTCAGCCTGACCTTCGCCACCGGCACCCTGACCATCCTGCACGACGCCGGTCACCGCCGGTTCTCCCGCAAGACCTGGCCCAACGTCTTCGCCACCCAGACGGCCATCCCGCTGGGCTTCTTCGTACAGCACTGGACCCTGAAACACCGTGTGCACCACCGGTCGTCACAGGTGTATCCACTGGACGAGGCCACCCGTAACACCACGGTCCGGATGCATCCGGGCATCGAGCGCAAGCCGATCCACCGCTACCAGCACTTCTATGCGTGGTTCCTCTACGCGTTCGCCTGGGTGGGCGAGCTGGACAGCCAGATCACCTACGTGCGGAAGGGCAACATCATCGGCCTGGAGGTGCCGCCCTTCCGGGTGCGGCTGGGCCAGTGGCTGTTCGAGAAGGCCTTCTGGGCACTGGTGATCGCCCCGTACGTGATCCTGCTGGGGCCGGGCAAGTTCGCGCTGTACTTCATGGTGGCCATGAGCCTGGGTGCGGTCCAGGCCGCGATCGTGCTGGTGGTCGGGCACATCAACGAGGGGCTCTACGCGCCGAGTGAGCAGCCGGCGCCGAAGGACTGGTCCAAGCATCTGGTCGCCACCACGGCCTCGTTCAACACCGGCAGCCTGCCGATGCGCTGGCTGACCGGCGGTATGACCCATCACCTGGCCCATCACCTCAAGCCGGTGGCCCCGCGGCACCAGCTGCCGCAGTTGCACACCACCGTGGTGGCGAAGGTGGTGCAGGCTTCGGGTCTGCCGCACGTGGAGTACCCGACCCTGACCTCCGCCACGATCAGCCACTACCGCAGGCTGAAGGAACTGGGTCACAGCGACGGCGGTCCGCCCGTGGTCACCGGGCCCACCGCCACCTGA